From Draconibacterium halophilum, one genomic window encodes:
- a CDS encoding HAD family hydrolase, with amino-acid sequence MHTIIWDWNGTLLNDLDFCISTINVLLKNRQLNLLDHYSYKEVFSFPVKDCYESLGFDFSKEDFSISAQEYMDIYNAGVSQCKLHAGAIDVLQHFKSLGLQQFVLSAMQQNMLEQTLKHQNIFDYFEGVAGLNDHYASSKIERGKQFISEFNINKSQATIIGDTNHDFEVAQQLEIDCILVADGHQSKQRLVATGARVIEELPQLKSLLP; translated from the coding sequence ATGCATACAATTATCTGGGACTGGAACGGTACACTGCTCAACGATCTTGATTTTTGCATTTCAACGATAAATGTGCTGCTGAAAAATCGGCAGCTAAATCTGCTTGATCATTATTCGTATAAAGAGGTATTCTCGTTTCCTGTAAAGGATTGTTACGAATCTCTCGGTTTTGATTTTTCAAAAGAAGATTTCTCCATTTCGGCACAGGAATATATGGACATATACAACGCAGGAGTTTCTCAGTGTAAATTACATGCCGGAGCGATTGACGTACTCCAGCATTTTAAAAGCTTGGGGCTCCAACAATTTGTACTTTCCGCTATGCAACAAAACATGTTGGAGCAAACCTTAAAACATCAGAATATTTTCGACTATTTTGAGGGAGTTGCCGGATTGAACGATCATTATGCATCTTCGAAAATAGAACGTGGCAAACAGTTTATTAGCGAATTTAACATCAACAAAAGCCAGGCAACTATTATTGGCGACACCAATCATGATTTTGAGGTAGCTCAACAACTGGAAATAGATTGCATTTTGGTGGCCGACGGACATCAGTCGAAACAGCGGCTGGTGGCAACGGGCGCCAGAGTAATTGAAGAATTGCCGCAACTAAAGTCGCTACTACCTTAA
- a CDS encoding 1-acyl-sn-glycerol-3-phosphate acyltransferase — protein MRDINFDDIRPYTDKEVKAKIRKLVKDKTFDRVLHLLFKNRPKVEMVKFQLRRVSSVKQLQGVFIYDLLHWLVDKTSDGLKVTGMDKLDNSKPYLFISNHRDIILDAALLNFLIFEHGMNTTQIAIGDNLLQYEWIEHTVKLNRSFVIKRNLPPRELMMASKKVSHFIRKSITEDKMSVWIAQREGRTKDGNDKTQDSVLKMLNMSNTGGISDGFNELNIVPVSISYEIEPCGLAKLRELIKKEHYGESKRSKDDLKAMSMGMFAPKGRMRFSFGTPIETHFELAKNNEQRNSYIRCLAEMIDDQIYKNFKLWPSNFVAYDMLMQEHRFKDRYTSEEQKKFEIMVEQAMVNIDFPITDIQERFLKLYAYPVINKFDRPKK, from the coding sequence ATGCGAGACATTAATTTTGATGATATTCGCCCCTACACCGACAAAGAAGTTAAAGCAAAGATCAGAAAACTAGTTAAGGATAAAACCTTTGACAGGGTACTGCATCTCTTGTTTAAAAACCGGCCAAAGGTTGAAATGGTAAAATTTCAGTTGCGCCGGGTAAGCAGTGTTAAACAGCTTCAGGGCGTTTTTATTTACGATCTTTTGCACTGGCTGGTAGACAAAACTTCGGACGGATTAAAAGTTACCGGAATGGATAAGCTGGACAATTCCAAGCCCTATCTGTTTATTTCGAACCACCGCGATATTATTTTAGATGCCGCTTTATTAAATTTTCTCATTTTTGAGCACGGGATGAACACCACCCAGATTGCCATTGGCGACAACCTGCTGCAATACGAGTGGATAGAACATACAGTTAAGCTGAACAGGTCGTTTGTTATTAAACGAAATTTGCCGCCACGCGAACTGATGATGGCATCAAAAAAGGTCTCTCATTTTATCCGAAAGTCCATTACTGAAGACAAAATGTCGGTTTGGATAGCTCAACGCGAAGGCCGTACAAAAGACGGGAACGACAAAACACAGGACAGTGTTCTAAAAATGCTGAACATGAGTAACACAGGAGGCATATCGGACGGATTTAACGAATTAAATATTGTGCCGGTATCCATTTCGTACGAGATTGAACCTTGTGGATTGGCCAAACTTCGCGAATTAATAAAAAAAGAACATTACGGCGAATCGAAACGAAGTAAAGACGACCTAAAAGCGATGTCGATGGGAATGTTCGCACCAAAAGGGAGAATGCGTTTTTCCTTTGGAACACCTATAGAAACCCATTTTGAATTGGCAAAAAATAACGAACAACGTAATTCTTACATTCGTTGCCTGGCCGAAATGATCGACGACCAGATTTACAAAAATTTTAAACTGTGGCCTAGCAATTTTGTGGCCTACGACATGCTTATGCAGGAGCACCGATTTAAAGATCGATACACCAGCGAAGAACAAAAGAAATTTGAAATTATGGTGGAGCAAGCCATGGTGAATATCGATTTCCCGATAACTGACATTCAGGAACGTTTTCTGAAATTGTATGCTTACCCGGTAATTAACAAATTCGACAGACCTAAAAAATAG
- a CDS encoding helix-hairpin-helix domain-containing protein, which produces MTRIAKHIIFMLLELTFLAASAQNNSPDKLIESILESHLDKIEEGTDAALIIEDLEYFLEHPVNINATSTTELARLYLLNEIQIQKLLEYTDTYGPVYSIYELKTIDGFSPDLLQKLQYFIVFGPEEQEQQTLKQQLKYADNQLLIRTLGNLQKARGYKTKDDNTTPYEGNRFRYYTRYNFRANDKLSIGITAEKDPGEAFFKGSNKSGFDYYSGHVSFKINSTFEKISVGDYLVRTGQGLVLWQGYTNGKSQNVLGITKTGQGVRGYTSVDENFFFRGAAGTVKLGNSRFSLFYSRKNADGNLVYKDAEVNHFSSLQTSGYHRTDSEIADEKTVNFTNAGGVFTHHFKYLKLGVTVVYQHFDKPFIRSERLYNKFRFQGTDNYTVGADYLFNKNNYTLFGEAALSKSKGKAVTQGAIVHVNDQLAFSALFRHFDKDYHAFWANTMAEGSNISNESGLYFGVRLLPAKFVKLSAYSDVYQSEWFNYSTASPARSWDIFTQADFQISEKITAYLRFKNEEKDQKFKNDGRYINLPERVQKMRFHTQFQISETILLKTRAEHVYYKGENSENGFLLFQDIQFKPKQFPLNLAARLAWFHTKSYNSRIYAYENDILYAFSIPAYYGKGIRNYINLKYQPAKKIECWLKLANTWWTDRETISSGYNEITGHHKTELKFQLRLKF; this is translated from the coding sequence ATGACACGCATTGCCAAACATATAATTTTCATGTTACTTGAGCTTACATTTTTGGCGGCATCGGCGCAAAATAACTCGCCCGATAAATTGATTGAATCGATTTTGGAATCGCATCTCGATAAAATTGAAGAAGGCACTGATGCGGCCTTAATTATTGAGGATCTGGAGTATTTTCTTGAACATCCCGTTAATATTAACGCAACAAGCACCACAGAATTGGCACGGCTCTATTTGTTAAATGAAATACAAATTCAAAAATTACTTGAATATACTGACACTTACGGCCCTGTATATTCTATTTACGAACTAAAAACCATTGATGGGTTTTCACCTGATTTGCTGCAAAAATTGCAGTATTTTATTGTATTTGGCCCCGAAGAACAGGAACAACAAACATTAAAACAACAGCTAAAATATGCCGATAACCAATTGCTAATTCGAACGCTGGGTAATTTACAGAAAGCACGCGGATACAAAACAAAAGACGATAACACCACACCTTACGAAGGAAACCGATTTCGCTATTACACGCGCTATAATTTTAGGGCCAATGACAAACTTTCTATTGGCATAACGGCCGAGAAAGATCCCGGCGAAGCATTCTTTAAAGGTTCTAACAAAAGTGGTTTCGATTACTATTCGGGGCATGTTAGTTTCAAAATCAATAGCACTTTTGAAAAAATTTCGGTCGGCGACTACCTTGTTAGAACCGGCCAGGGTTTGGTATTATGGCAAGGCTACACCAACGGGAAATCGCAAAATGTTTTGGGAATCACAAAAACCGGCCAGGGAGTTCGGGGCTACACTTCTGTGGATGAGAATTTCTTTTTCAGAGGGGCGGCCGGAACCGTAAAATTGGGTAATTCACGATTCAGTCTATTCTATTCGCGCAAAAATGCCGATGGCAACCTGGTTTATAAGGATGCAGAAGTAAACCATTTCTCCAGTTTGCAAACTTCGGGTTATCATCGCACCGACAGCGAAATTGCCGATGAAAAAACGGTAAATTTTACCAATGCCGGCGGAGTTTTTACCCATCATTTTAAATACCTTAAACTTGGGGTAACCGTTGTATATCAACATTTCGACAAACCATTTATTCGCAGCGAACGGCTTTACAACAAATTTCGTTTCCAAGGGACCGATAATTATACCGTCGGTGCCGATTACCTTTTTAACAAAAATAACTATACGCTTTTTGGCGAGGCTGCCCTATCAAAATCAAAAGGAAAAGCAGTTACACAGGGAGCAATTGTACATGTTAACGACCAATTGGCATTTTCGGCATTGTTTCGTCATTTCGATAAAGATTACCACGCTTTTTGGGCCAATACGATGGCCGAAGGAAGTAACATCAGCAACGAATCAGGACTTTATTTTGGGGTGCGTCTTTTACCGGCCAAATTTGTTAAGCTTTCAGCCTATTCCGATGTTTATCAATCAGAATGGTTTAACTACTCCACTGCCAGCCCTGCACGTTCGTGGGATATTTTTACACAAGCAGATTTTCAGATCAGCGAAAAGATTACCGCCTACCTACGTTTTAAAAATGAGGAGAAAGATCAAAAATTCAAGAACGATGGGCGCTATATCAATCTGCCAGAACGCGTTCAGAAAATGCGCTTTCATACACAGTTTCAGATATCGGAAACAATCTTGCTAAAAACACGTGCCGAGCATGTTTATTATAAAGGCGAGAATAGTGAGAACGGATTTCTGCTTTTCCAGGACATCCAGTTTAAGCCCAAACAATTTCCGTTGAACCTTGCGGCACGACTGGCCTGGTTTCATACCAAAAGCTATAACAGCCGTATTTATGCGTACGAAAACGACATTCTTTATGCTTTTTCCATTCCTGCCTATTACGGGAAGGGAATAAGAAATTATATCAATTTAAAATACCAGCCGGCGAAAAAGATTGAGTGCTGGCTAAAGCTGGCTAATACGTGGTGGACCGACCGTGAAACCATAAGTTCCGGCTACAACGAGATAACAGGACACCACAAAACGGAGTTAAAATTCCAATTGAGGTTGAAATTCTGA
- a CDS encoding PorV/PorQ family protein, translating to MHKPFYILLACFTIIASVASSQNYTGGARSVALSNAFVSIPDSWSTFHNQATLAQLNNFSAGIFYESKFGIDEFELAASSIVLPTNTGTFGLSFYQFGKGIFKAHKLGLAYAKPLSERLNASIQFDYFAERMPENADAFSFLTFEIGASYKLTEKITLGVHSFNPVKNGYNYREEKTKLPSIYRLGAHYAFDQHVLVSFETQKESERDVLIKSGLEFMPLENLAFRFGISGRPVQYTAGIGYIFKNISTDIAFSYHGNLGFTPSVSIQYNLK from the coding sequence ATGCATAAACCCTTTTACATACTGTTGGCGTGCTTTACCATAATCGCTTCGGTAGCCTCCTCTCAAAATTACACAGGAGGTGCACGTTCTGTTGCGCTATCAAATGCTTTTGTATCCATTCCCGATAGCTGGAGCACTTTTCATAACCAGGCAACATTAGCGCAACTCAACAATTTTTCCGCCGGAATATTTTACGAATCAAAATTCGGAATTGATGAATTTGAATTGGCGGCATCAAGTATTGTTTTGCCAACCAACACCGGAACTTTCGGATTAAGTTTTTACCAATTTGGAAAGGGCATTTTTAAAGCGCATAAACTGGGCCTTGCCTATGCCAAGCCACTTTCTGAACGTCTTAACGCTTCTATCCAATTCGATTATTTCGCAGAACGTATGCCGGAAAATGCGGATGCTTTTTCGTTTCTTACGTTTGAAATCGGGGCAAGTTATAAGCTTACCGAGAAAATTACATTAGGCGTTCACTCCTTTAATCCGGTTAAAAACGGCTACAATTATCGCGAAGAAAAAACAAAACTCCCATCGATTTACAGGCTTGGTGCACACTATGCTTTCGACCAGCATGTGCTGGTGAGCTTTGAAACACAAAAAGAATCGGAGCGGGATGTTTTAATAAAAAGCGGACTGGAATTTATGCCACTTGAAAATCTGGCCTTTCGCTTTGGGATTTCGGGACGGCCGGTTCAATATACTGCCGGAATTGGCTACATTTTTAAAAATATCAGCACAGATATTGCATTTAGTTACCATGGAAATTTAGGATTTACACCCTCGGTTTCCATTCAATACAATCTTAAATGA
- the purE gene encoding 5-(carboxyamino)imidazole ribonucleotide mutase, translating into MTPKVSIIMGSTSDLSVMEKAAKLFDEFEIPFEINALSAHRTPEEVESFAKGAKDRGIKVIIAGAGMAAHLPGVIAAMTPVPVIGVPINASLSGFDSILAILQMPPGIPVATVAVNGSMNAAILATQMMATGDEELMNKLVTYKENLKQKIVKANQELSEVKYRFKTN; encoded by the coding sequence ATGACTCCAAAAGTTAGTATTATTATGGGCAGCACATCCGATTTAAGCGTGATGGAAAAAGCGGCCAAATTGTTCGATGAGTTTGAAATTCCTTTCGAGATCAATGCGCTATCGGCACATCGTACTCCGGAAGAGGTAGAAAGCTTTGCCAAAGGAGCCAAAGACCGCGGAATAAAAGTTATTATTGCCGGTGCCGGAATGGCTGCTCACTTACCGGGTGTAATTGCTGCAATGACCCCGGTTCCTGTAATTGGTGTTCCGATTAACGCCAGCCTGTCGGGGTTTGATTCTATTCTTGCTATTCTGCAAATGCCTCCGGGTATTCCAGTTGCTACTGTTGCAGTTAACGGATCAATGAATGCGGCTATTTTAGCTACTCAAATGATGGCCACCGGAGACGAAGAACTAATGAACAAACTGGTTACTTACAAAGAAAACCTGAAACAAAAAATTGTAAAAGCCAACCAGGAGTTATCGGAGGTAAAGTACAGATTTAAAACAAACTAA
- the hpt gene encoding hypoxanthine phosphoribosyltransferase encodes MKKVKILDKEFELFIPYEKIRSVVEQMAETMNKELAGKDPLFLCILNGSFMFAAELFKRIDFVESEISFVKLASYQGDSTTGRVKHLIGLNEEIEGRTVVILEDIVDTGITINNIMEQLELMKPKEVQVATLLLKPDALQKEVDLKYVGMEIPNDFIVGYGLDYDGYGRNLIDIYTVVK; translated from the coding sequence ATGAAGAAGGTTAAAATTCTGGATAAAGAATTTGAGTTATTTATTCCATATGAGAAGATTCGTTCAGTTGTTGAGCAAATGGCTGAAACAATGAATAAGGAGTTGGCAGGCAAAGACCCGCTTTTTCTTTGTATATTAAACGGTTCGTTTATGTTTGCCGCCGAATTATTCAAGCGTATCGACTTTGTAGAGTCGGAGATTTCGTTTGTAAAACTGGCTTCGTATCAGGGCGATTCAACAACCGGAAGAGTGAAACATCTGATCGGGTTGAATGAAGAAATTGAAGGACGAACCGTAGTGATTCTGGAAGATATTGTTGATACGGGAATTACCATCAACAATATTATGGAGCAACTGGAACTAATGAAGCCCAAAGAAGTGCAGGTAGCCACCTTGTTATTAAAACCGGATGCGCTTCAGAAAGAAGTAGATCTTAAATATGTGGGAATGGAGATCCCGAATGATTTTATCGTAGGTTACGGACTTGACTACGACGGCTACGGTAGAAATCTGATCGATATTTACACGGTAGTAAAATAA
- a CDS encoding adenylate kinase: MLNLVLFGPPGAGKGTQAEFLTNSFELIHLSTGDLLRSEIAEETPLGKEAKNFMDKGELVPDEVVIGMIKSKLDANKDAKGFIFDGFPRTVDQAKALDVLLNDNGTPISGMLCLQVEKQELIDRLLSRGKVSGRSDDQNQSIIENRIAVYTEKTLPLIEYYKPQGKHFDVNGMGTIEEIAGRLKDVVEKL; the protein is encoded by the coding sequence ATGTTGAATCTCGTATTGTTTGGCCCACCGGGGGCAGGAAAAGGAACCCAGGCCGAATTTCTTACTAATTCATTTGAATTGATCCACTTATCGACCGGCGATTTGCTACGAAGCGAAATTGCCGAAGAAACCCCTCTGGGAAAGGAAGCAAAAAACTTTATGGATAAAGGCGAGTTGGTTCCCGATGAAGTGGTGATTGGAATGATAAAAAGTAAACTTGACGCAAACAAAGATGCGAAAGGTTTTATTTTCGACGGATTTCCACGTACCGTTGATCAGGCGAAAGCGCTGGATGTTTTGCTGAACGACAATGGAACACCAATCTCGGGAATGCTTTGCCTGCAGGTTGAGAAGCAGGAATTGATCGATCGTTTGTTAAGCCGCGGAAAAGTTTCGGGCCGTTCCGACGATCAAAACCAATCGATTATTGAAAACCGCATTGCAGTTTACACCGAAAAAACACTTCCTTTAATTGAATACTACAAACCGCAGGGTAAACATTTCGATGTTAATGGAATGGGAACTATTGAGGAAAT